The proteins below are encoded in one region of Fibrella aestuarina BUZ 2:
- a CDS encoding carbohydrate porin translates to MRFLISRTPCFVLLFSALSFSAIAQKDNNNNYLDSSSNWSLHYQFTTIVQGHTGFRGAGYVGRNTLSDLPDTTLSVTTTLFVGRRLWKGAGLYLNPEIAGGRGVGHRDPSAPYDETLYNAAVGLGGFPNGESFRIGSAKPAVYVARFYMEQVFALPGAQPENIESEANHVKQQRPDARVVITAGKFSVADIFDNNRYSHDPRTQFMNWSLMSYGAWDYPANTRGYTWGLALEYVRPAYELRVAYSLMPKTANGGVLDWNVGQSGGLTVELESRYRLLKQPGTVRLLGFRNTSKAPHYADATQRLLTGTYNPDRPYIIYGDQYGGVKYGFGLSLEQPLARNSGLFARVSWNDGKTATWAFTEIDRSLAVGAFLAGHAWGRPEDALGIAGVVNGLSPEHVAFLNAGGVAFMLGDGRLPNYQTEQILEAFYKTRLTRTLFLTADYQLIDNPGYNGDRGPVNLFAIRTHVEF, encoded by the coding sequence ATGCGCTTTCTCATCAGCCGTACCCCTTGTTTCGTTCTCCTTTTTTCCGCGCTTTCTTTTTCCGCCATCGCTCAGAAAGACAACAACAATAATTACCTGGACTCATCCAGCAATTGGAGCTTACACTACCAGTTCACAACGATTGTGCAGGGCCACACGGGCTTCCGGGGCGCTGGGTACGTTGGCCGAAACACGCTCAGCGATTTACCCGACACAACGCTTTCGGTCACGACAACCCTGTTTGTGGGGCGGCGGCTCTGGAAAGGCGCCGGCCTCTACCTTAACCCGGAGATTGCGGGCGGGCGGGGTGTGGGGCACCGCGATCCGAGTGCGCCTTACGACGAGACGCTCTACAATGCAGCGGTAGGGCTGGGTGGCTTTCCCAACGGCGAATCGTTCCGGATCGGGAGTGCCAAGCCCGCCGTGTATGTGGCTCGCTTTTATATGGAGCAGGTGTTTGCGCTGCCCGGTGCCCAGCCGGAGAACATCGAATCGGAGGCGAACCACGTGAAGCAGCAACGGCCCGACGCCCGCGTGGTCATTACGGCGGGGAAATTTTCGGTGGCCGATATTTTCGACAACAACCGCTACTCACATGACCCCCGCACCCAATTTATGAACTGGTCGCTGATGAGCTACGGCGCCTGGGATTACCCCGCCAACACGCGTGGCTATACCTGGGGGCTGGCGCTAGAATATGTGCGGCCCGCCTATGAACTGCGCGTAGCCTACAGCCTTATGCCCAAAACGGCCAATGGCGGCGTGCTTGACTGGAACGTGGGGCAGTCGGGGGGGCTGACGGTCGAGCTGGAAAGCCGCTATCGCCTGCTGAAACAGCCCGGCACGGTGCGGCTGCTTGGCTTCCGCAACACGTCGAAAGCGCCGCACTACGCCGACGCCACGCAGCGGCTGCTAACCGGCACGTATAACCCAGACCGACCCTACATTATATATGGTGATCAATATGGCGGGGTGAAGTATGGTTTCGGGCTGAGTCTTGAGCAGCCTCTGGCCCGGAATAGCGGCCTGTTTGCCCGCGTCAGCTGGAACGATGGCAAAACGGCGACCTGGGCCTTTACCGAAATTGACCGGAGCCTGGCGGTGGGGGCGTTTCTGGCCGGTCATGCCTGGGGGCGGCCCGAAGACGCGCTGGGCATTGCGGGGGTCGTCAACGGACTATCGCCCGAACACGTGGCCTTTCTGAATGCAGGCGGCGTGGCCTTTATGCTCGGTGATGGCCGACTACCCAATTACCAGACGGAGCAGATTCTGGAGGCCTTTTACAAGACCCGCCTCACCCGCACCCTGTTCCTAACCGCCGACTACCAGCTGATCGACAACCCCGGCTACAACGGCGACCGCGGCCCGGTGAACCTGTTCGCTATACGTACCCACGTGGAATTTTAA
- a CDS encoding ABC transporter permease: MNLAKISWSNLKDKPLSSFLSGLLMTLGIAIISLLLLLNKQLQDQFSRNVRGIDMVIGAKGSPLQLILSSIYQIDSPTGNIPLEEAQRLTRNPLIKTAIPLAMGDSYRSFRIVGTNQKYLDHFGATIGEGKPFAADLEVVLGPRVAEITGLKVGDSFASQHGLDANGEEHGDKKYKVVGILAPSNSVCDQLILTNVSSIWAVHNHEEHEDGEAGHDEHEEHHDEVAANVPAGADGPGAAVSEEGPDEHEAGPGPEITAMLIKFRNPMGMMLKRGIDNNSKLQAALPAIEVNRLFELLGVGVQTLRGLALAIIIVAGISVFVSLYNSLKERRYEMALMLSMGATRAQLFGMLLLEGLVLALIGFVAGLAISRLGLWLLSQFVEGNYHYSLANLAILPDEWWLLAVAIGIGLVSAALPALGVYRMNISRVLAEE, translated from the coding sequence CCTGCTGATGACGCTGGGGATTGCCATTATTTCGCTGCTGCTGCTGCTCAACAAGCAATTGCAGGATCAGTTTAGCCGCAACGTGCGCGGGATCGATATGGTCATTGGGGCCAAAGGATCGCCGCTGCAACTGATTCTGTCGAGTATCTACCAGATCGACTCACCCACCGGCAATATTCCGCTTGAGGAAGCCCAACGCCTGACGCGCAATCCGCTCATCAAAACGGCGATTCCGCTGGCGATGGGCGACAGCTACCGCTCGTTTCGTATCGTGGGTACCAACCAGAAATACCTCGATCACTTCGGGGCTACCATTGGTGAGGGAAAACCCTTCGCGGCCGATCTGGAGGTGGTGCTTGGCCCGCGCGTGGCCGAAATCACAGGCCTGAAAGTTGGCGATTCATTCGCCAGTCAGCACGGGCTGGACGCCAATGGCGAAGAACATGGCGACAAAAAATACAAGGTGGTCGGCATTCTGGCCCCCAGCAACAGCGTCTGCGATCAGCTCATCCTGACCAACGTGTCGAGCATCTGGGCGGTGCACAACCATGAGGAGCACGAAGATGGTGAAGCCGGACACGACGAGCATGAAGAACACCACGACGAGGTAGCGGCCAACGTACCTGCGGGCGCTGACGGGCCGGGCGCAGCGGTATCAGAGGAAGGCCCCGACGAGCACGAAGCTGGCCCCGGCCCCGAGATCACGGCCATGCTGATCAAATTCCGTAACCCGATGGGGATGATGCTCAAGCGGGGCATCGACAACAATTCGAAGCTACAGGCGGCCCTGCCAGCCATTGAGGTAAACCGGCTGTTTGAACTGCTGGGCGTTGGCGTGCAAACCCTGCGCGGGCTGGCCCTGGCCATTATCATCGTGGCGGGTATCAGCGTGTTTGTATCGCTCTACAACTCGCTGAAAGAACGCCGCTATGAAATGGCGCTGATGCTCTCGATGGGGGCCACGCGGGCGCAGCTATTCGGAATGTTATTACTCGAAGGACTGGTATTGGCGCTGATTGGCTTCGTTGCCGGGTTGGCCATCAGCCGGCTGGGGCTGTGGCTGCTGTCGCAGTTTGTCGAGGGAAACTACCATTACAGCCTTGCCAACCTCGCCATCCTGCCCGACGAATGGTGGCTGCTTGCCGTCGCCATTGGTATCGGGCTGGTATCGGCGGCGCTGCCCGCGTTAGGCGTCTACCGCATGAATATCTCGCGCGTGCTGGCGGAAGAGTAA